ACATTTTCCGCTGTAAAAAAGCAGtaaaggttttttgttttgtttttgttgttttcatcttaATTTTAtcgctttttcttttcattttgttaattAGGAGGGTTTTTGTTAACATAATTGACATTATTCTACTTGCTTACAAGAAGTTTATGGTCATTgatccattttaaataaatggataataataataataataataaattaaaaccttGTGTATAGCCTCCGCGCGCTCCTTCTCGCTCCACCAGCTCACTGAGTAGCTGCGAAACGTTCACGTTCAGCTCGTTGATTCCGCACATCAGAGACTTCAAGTTGTTTTCTACGTGGACGCTAATGTTtcgtttttctccatctctgaACTTCAGCTCCGCACACACCGTGGTCGCCATGTTTACGACTCATGTGTCGTCATCACGCACTATCTGCTGCCTTCAAGAGCCCTGCGGAAATGCTGTACGTTACTGAAGAAGTGACAATTTCTCCTGTGAATGTAAAAGCTGATGATTAACAGCCCAGTCTTCTGTAGATATCCGATCGCCAACAAATGtctctctttaaaaagaaaagaaagttaaatATGGATTAGAAATTATTTGTACTATCTGTAGGAGTAAACAGAACCAGAATGATCGTTTAAACATAGAATCTGATggaatataaacatttttgttcGCTGAAATTTCCATTGTACTAAATTCTTCACAATAAGAAATCTGATGAGATTGCCATTTTTACTTGTTCATCCATTTAAATTACTATTTATACAGCATATTctattctgttattttatttgtctttgttgttcttgttgttttttggggttatttaatctgtctgttttttactttttatcttccgtgttttcctcatgggggtTATCTACACCAGTAGCCATGCCTGCTAAGTTTGCAGGGTTGTTGTCTTGTCTGGCCTTGTCCGTGTAGTAGAGGGCCCTGAATCGCAGCTTCGTGGTTGAGGTGTTGGCACCAGTTTGACCAGGTCTTGGCAGTTTTTGTGGCAACGCCCTCAGTGGTAGTGGGGTGGGGTGACTCtgggtgtggatggatccctatcataaaactgtcttttttatgtaaaacactttggtctgctttcatgtatgaaaagttattattattattattattattattattattattattattattatcattattattattattattattattattattattattattattattaagttaaATCTGCAGAATATTAGTTTACTTTCAACACAGTGGACTGATCTGACATCAAGAGCACTGGAGGTTTAGgagtttattatttatatgacgtccgatgtttctttttttttttttttcgtgaaCGCACCACAGTGTTGGCGCTTATAATCGCGTTACTACAGTTTGTTTATTACCATCATCATGTCACTAAAATAATTCAACTTCACTTTAAACCACTGTTTTATGCTTCTCATCTTATTGATCTGATATAGACAGGTGATTAATTGGTACAAAactaaatctttttatttaatttcaaacacGGTTACCTTTGACCCCAGGATGCCGCCAAATACAATCTATAGACGTAAACCGGAAGTTTACGTTAGCTAGTAATAGCTAGATACTTTGATAAAGATCGTAGGAGCAGACCGTTTCATGTTGTTCATTATGGACTATTATTGACTAGGCTGTTGGTTTGTGTACAGCAAGATCACACGGCGAAACAGTCAGTTTAAGCATCCGATTGCTGTCACTTTGGTGAGTCGGTGTGTTTATAATCGAAGCTAGcagcgttagcattagcatagAACCGCATACGTACCAAGAAGCCTAACTGAAGCTAACTAAAGACCAGCTTGCGAAGCAAAGGTCCGCGATCAAAAAACAGATTGTTTACCTAAAATGTGAATCagttatgttgttttatgtttgttatcGATCAAAGAACAGGTTCAGTGCACGAAAAATAACTTTACCTCTGGGCCAGTTGTGGTCTCTGTGGTAACTGTTTGAGAGTCGGTGTCCATGGTAACAACACCTTAACCTCACCTGACTGGCAGGTTATTCCATACTCCTCCCTCCTGCTGGTCCTGgaacagcatctgcagcattgATTAGTGATCAGAATCATCTCGGCTGCACATAACCTGCCTGATGTAAGACAGATAAAAATCAGTGACGATCAGTAATTGCCATATTGAGACGTTTAAATTTCACCTGAGATCACAGGTGTGTCCATGTTTACAGTTGTGTGAGAGGGTCAACTCTGATGTGTGTTCTTCAGCACACTGATTCATCACTAGTGGACTGAGTAACCAGGATCATTAGAttatctttaataataataaattactaTAATTTTAAATCAGCAAATCTTTCTAAAATAGATAGAAAAGCTGTTTATTTGCctgtttatctgtttgtttgtttgtttgtttgtcaggGAGAAGATAAAGATGTGTGAGGAGCAGACGGTTTCTCTGGTTGATGTtctggaggaagatgaagagttGGAGGAAGAAGCTTCAGCTGTTTTGGCAGGAAGTGACTCCGATCATTGCTCGTACCCTCAGGtacacacatttacatcgactgtGTTCATTCTGTTTCCTTCCAGATGTTTTCAATCTGTTTTAAAAGCAgcttcatgtaaacatgctgaacagctgtgaaaatgtaaaaactgcagCCGATAAAGTGATAATACATGAATAAGACTGCACTTCTGAGAGGGCAGGTTATTGGCAGGTTTTCAcgttatttggttttattaaatttgaaatGGCCAAAATGAATATTGGTTGTTTCACATCTGATTCAGATGAACTCATCACATTTCTGCAGAAGCCTGTTGGTGACCCAGTATCTtgtatcaggtgtgttggagcagggggtcatcgaaaacctgcaggttaTGATGATCGTGACCATTGTGACATTTTTAaggtttgagttgttttagaAAATCTTCTTTTCCTAGCAGATTTTAGCCTAACTCCACTGGACTTTTAGGATCCCTGAACTTAATTGATACGGGTCTTTAAGtgttaaatgaacaaagaaCAAGCAGCGACGGCCAATCAGAGCGTAAGACACAGATGCAGGGTTGAGAGGGGAAATAACCAACATGACTGAAATACGCTGGAGAACCTGCAGGAGAAACTCAGCAGAgttaaataaaagctttttgtgtttctggGTTGAGTTATGCTGATAGAAGAGATGTCTAAAGACAGCTAGAACCACTGGATCCGATCTGCGGTTCATACTGGAAGAAATGATGTGGTGCAACTGACATGTTCTCAATCTCTGAACATTGTCCTTTAAACTGACAACAATCAGCTCAATTATTCTGgaaaaaaatcagctgtttgttcTGGACTCAGCTCAGTAACAGGTGGATGAGCTCAGAGTCCTCCATGGTcactcggtgagggattttagaTATTTcagaccaggaggaggaggaggtggtgtaACGATCAGCTGTGAATCGATGacatcatgtttgtgtttgtcttcaggGCTACGTGAAGCGGCAGGCGCTGTACGCCTGCAACACGTGCACGCCGAAGGGAGGAGAGGCGGCAGGAGTTTGTCTCGCCTGTTCGTACAAATGTCACGAAGGTCACGAACTCTTTGAACTCTACACCAAAAGGTGATCAATCAGCTGCTGACACAGTTGATCACTGATCACTGGCAGACTATGTAGTGTATTGATTGGTTTTTATGCTCGTTGATATTCAGATGAAGTAGTTCCACACGCCCGTCGCTCGGCTCATGATCAGTCTGATTTGATCTGTTTAATGATGAGTTTTAGTTTTACATGTGATCAATATTTGTTTTGACTTTGTGTTTCTGCAGGAACTTCCGCTGCGACTGTGGAAACAAGAAGTTCTCAGAGCTGCAGTGTAAACTTCATCCTGTAAGTGCACCTGAAGTCAGGTAACACCTGTGTGTCACCTGAACCACACAAAACtcacctgtctgtgtgtgtgtgtgtttctgtcaggACAAGGATGACATCAACAGTTTGAATAAATACAGTCAGAACTTCTTTGGTGTTTACTGCACCTGCAGCCGGCCTTATCCGGACCCAGACGACCAGGTGAGGCACACACCTGAACCTCACCTGTCCACCAGCTGTCGGTTAAAGCTGTCTGATTGGCTGGTTCTGTTTCCAGGTAGAGGACGAGATGATTCAGTGTGTGGTGTGTGAAGACTGGCTGCACGGCCGGGTGAgtcaaacaacaacacacagatGAACTCACACCTGGCTGCTCTCTGCCAGGTGTCCAACACACAAGTACATCACctgcacgtgtgtgtgttcacaccTACGTATTTACCTGTGCTCTAAACGTGTTTACCTTTTTTTCACCTCTGTATTTACtgcatgtgtatctgtgtgtttacttgtgtgtgtgtatgtgtgtgtttacctggatgtgtatctgtgtgttgtgtgtttaccTGTGTGTATACCTGGATGTGTACctgtgtgtttacttgtgtgtttgtatctgtGTGTTAACTTGTGTGTATACCTGTGTGTATACCTGgatgtgtatctgtgtgtttacttgtgtgtttgtatctgtGTGTTAACTTGTGTGTTTACCTGTGTGTATACCTGGATGTGTACCCgtgtgtttacttgtgtgtgtgtatctgtgtgttaacttgtgtgtgtatctgtgtgtttaagtgtgtttacgtgtgttttcctgtttgcaGCATCTGGGCTGTGTGATTCCAGACTGTGTGGAGCTGCAGGAGATGATCTGTGAGTCCTGTATGAACAAAAACCTGTTTCTCTGGACCTACGCTGCTCACCTGGCAGGTAAGCCCTCCTGTCATCTAAACTGTTCACCTTTCAGGTAACCTTTTCACACACCTCGCATCATGTCCTTCCTGTTCAGTTCCAGGTGCTGTCGACCAGGTGAAAGAGGAAGCAGAAGAGTCAAAGTTAAACGTTCTCAAAGAAGACAAGGTGAGTCACCTGGTGCACCTGGGCTGACTGTCATTGAAATGTGGTTTCCATGGTTACAGCATGTTTAATACAGCAGTTATTACTCAGCGAACTGAAAGTGAAAAACGCACCGATCGCTGTGATTGACTAATGATCAATAATCTGTCAGGCTGATGATGTCAGTGAGCCCAGCTGTAAGCGAAGCCGTGAGGAGGCGGAGTCAAGCTGCAGACTAAAGGAACTGCAGGCGATTGGTCAGAAAAGAGTCCAGTCAGGAGCCGTGTTCTGGCCATCGGAGTGGCGATCCAAACTCTGCTCCTGCAACGCCTGCCAGGTGACACTCATCTGCGTTTCTATTGGTTAGGGCCTGATGATGTAAGCGTGAGTTCATGGATTTGTTCGCTTTGTAATTCTAAAGGTTCCCGACCTAAAGACTCCTTAACAGAATGACAAGTCTTTACCTGACCTACCAGTCGTTACCCAACTGACCTACAAGTCTTTGTGACTGGCTTACGAGTCTTTAGGTGACTGACCTACAAGTCTTTTGTCTGACTGACCAACAAGTCTTTACCCAACTGGCCTTCGGGTCTTTGCTCATGTGTGCTGACGGCTTTATGTTGGGCTCACTTGTTCCAGGAGACGATGTCCAAAACCGGTCTGTCCTTCCTGTTGGACGAGTCGGACACTGTCCTCGCGTAtgaacacaaaggaaaaaacagtGACCAGAGACAACAGGGACACGATCCTCTGATGTCAGCGCTGGACAACCTGAACCGAGTCCAGCAGCTGGAGATCATCCACGGTAACGGAACAGCACCGACACTCGAGCCCCACTGACAAAACTACATCTCCCACAATTCTTTGCTATTGAGTTGACAgtgttggtgtgtttttttcagGCTACAATGACATGAAAACTGAACTGAAGGACTTCCTGCAGAGTTTTGCAACTGAAGGAAAGGTGAGTTTTCCTCTCCATGCGAAGGGGGCGGGGCTTCCTTGAATCTCAACTGTCTGACAAATGTCATGTGACTGTCCTCTAGGTTGTGACGTCCGATGACATCCGTCAGTTCTTTGAGCAACAGAGTCGCAAAAGACGCAGAGTCGACTCTGATCCTTTTCACAGCACCTGATCGGCTTCTGTTGGTCTCCCCTGTTCAACCATCATCCACCACTTTTCAT
The sequence above is drawn from the Melanotaenia boesemani isolate fMelBoe1 chromosome 22, fMelBoe1.pri, whole genome shotgun sequence genome and encodes:
- the ubr7 gene encoding putative E3 ubiquitin-protein ligase UBR7 isoform X1, producing the protein MEKIKMCEEQTVSLVDVLEEDEELEEEASAVLAGSDSDHCSYPQGYVKRQALYACNTCTPKGGEAAGVCLACSYKCHEGHELFELYTKRNFRCDCGNKKFSELQCKLHPDKDDINSLNKYSQNFFGVYCTCSRPYPDPDDQVEDEMIQCVVCEDWLHGRHLGCVIPDCVELQEMICESCMNKNLFLWTYAAHLAVPGAVDQVKEEAEESKLNVLKEDKADDVSEPSCKRSREEAESSCRLKELQAIGQKRVQSGAVFWPSEWRSKLCSCNACQETMSKTGLSFLLDESDTVLAYEHKGKNSDQRQQGHDPLMSALDNLNRVQQLEIIHGYNDMKTELKDFLQSFATEGKVVTSDDIRQFFEQQSRKRRRVDSDPFHST
- the ubr7 gene encoding putative E3 ubiquitin-protein ligase UBR7 isoform X2, with product MCEEQTVSLVDVLEEDEELEEEASAVLAGSDSDHCSYPQGYVKRQALYACNTCTPKGGEAAGVCLACSYKCHEGHELFELYTKRNFRCDCGNKKFSELQCKLHPDKDDINSLNKYSQNFFGVYCTCSRPYPDPDDQVEDEMIQCVVCEDWLHGRHLGCVIPDCVELQEMICESCMNKNLFLWTYAAHLAVPGAVDQVKEEAEESKLNVLKEDKADDVSEPSCKRSREEAESSCRLKELQAIGQKRVQSGAVFWPSEWRSKLCSCNACQETMSKTGLSFLLDESDTVLAYEHKGKNSDQRQQGHDPLMSALDNLNRVQQLEIIHGYNDMKTELKDFLQSFATEGKVVTSDDIRQFFEQQSRKRRRVDSDPFHST